The Stutzerimonas stutzeri DNA window ATCGACGCCGGCCTCGGCCAGGTCAATCTCGGCTACCACACGCATCGCTACACGCAGCCCTGCGAGCTGCTGGACCCGTACCGCAACCTCGCCATCGCTGCGGAAATCCTGCGCGAACAGCACACGCCGGGCGAGGACTGGCTGCTTGCCATCGGCCGCTACCACCGGCCCGCCGGCGGGGCACCCGCGGCGCGATACCGGCGCAGTGTGCATCGGCACCTGACCCGCGTACTCGACCCCGGCGTTCCCGTTCCAACTCTCCAGGCCACCACGCCATGAACCACACCGTCCTCATCGCCGCCATCGGGCTGCTGTCCACGACCACCATCTTCGCCCAGACCGTCTCCGGGCCGCTGATCGTCGTCGAAGACCGCGGCGGCGACTCCGCGCTGCCGTACTACCAGTCGCTGAATCCTCAGCCGGATCAGGCCACGCCGCCGGCCCCGATGCCGACCCCTCGCGCGGGCAACACGGCCGACGCCGAAGCCGCCATGCTGCCGGTGCGCTCGACGCAACTGTCGCCGGGCGAGGTGCAGCGCCGCGTCATCCGGGCGCCGGGCCTGACGGCGCTGTTCCTGATCGGCGACGACGAGCGTTCGCGCGCCTGGCTGCGGCAGCGGCAGGCGGCGCTGCGAGAGCTGCAGGCCGTGGGCCTGGTGGTCAACGTGGAGTCGATGGCTGCGCTGACGGCGCTGCGCAGGCTGGCGCCCGGCCTGATCCTGTCGCCGGCCTCCGGCGATGATCTGGCCCAGCGCCTGGGCCTGCGCCACTACCCGGTGCTCATCACGGCCACCGGTGTCGAGCAGTAGGTGCGCAAATGGCCCAACCGCATGCGGTCGAGGTCTTGCTGCGGCCAGCGGTGGAGCTTTATACCGTGGCGGTCTGCACCGGCGCCGCGATTCTGTGCCTGGTGGCACCGTGGTCGCTCGCGCTGAACCCGCTGCTCGGCCTGGGCTCGGCGCTGGCCTTCCTGACCTTCGGCGCGATTCGCCTGCGCGATGCCTGGGCGATCCTGCGCTATCGCCGCAACATCCGCCGCCTGCCGCGCTACGTGATGACCAGCCGCGACGTGCCGGTGAGTCAGCAACGGCTGTTCGTCGGCCAGGGCTTTCGCTGGGAACAGCGGCACACGCACCGGCTGATGCAGACCTATCGGCCGGAGTTCCGCCGCTACGTCGAGCCGACGGCGATCTACCGGGCCGCCCGGCGGCTGGAGGAGCGGCTTGAGTTCGCGCCGTTTCCCGTCTCGACGCTGGCGCGCGCGTTGGCCTGGGACAGCCCGCTCAACCCGGCGCGACCACTGCCGTCGGTCGGCGGACTGCCACGCCTGCATGGCATCGAACCTGCCGAGGTCGACGTCACCCTGCCGCTGGGCGAGCGCGTCGGCCACACCCTGGTGCTGGGCACCACGCGCGTGGGCAAGACGCGGCTGGCCGAGCTGTTCATCACCCAGGACATCCGCCGCAAGGTCCGCGGCGAGCACGAGGTGGTGATCGTCTTCGACCCCAAGGGCGATGCGGACCTGTTGAAGCGCATGTACGTCGAGGCCAAGCGCGCCGGGCGCGAAGGCGAGTTCTACGTCTTCCATCTGGGCTGGCCGGACATCTCGGCGCGCTACAACGCCGTGGGCCGGTTCGGGCGGATCTCCGAGGTGGCCACGCGGATCGCCGGGCAGCTCTCCGGCGAAGGCAACAGCGCCGCGTTCCGCGAATTCGCCTGGCGCTTCGTCAACATCATCGCGCGCGCCCTGGTCGAGCTGGGGCAGCGGCCGGACTACCTGCTGATCCAGCGCCACGTCATCAACATCGACGCGCTGTTCATCGAGTACGCCCAGCACTACTTCGCCAAGAACGAGCCGAAGGCCTGGGAGGTCATCGTCCAGCTCGAAGCGAAGCTGAACGAGAAGAACATCCCGCGCAACATGATCGGGCGCGAGAAGCGCGTGGTGGCCCTCGAACAGTACCTGTCCCAAGTGCGCATCTATGACCCGGTGCTCGACGGCCTGCGCAGCGCCGTGCGCTACGACCGGACCTACTTCGACAAGATCGTCGCTTCGCTGCTGCCGCTGCTGGAGAAGCTCACCACCGGCAAGATCGCGCAACTGCTCGCACCGAACTATTCCGACCTGTCCGACCCGCGGCCGATCTTCGACTGGATGCAGGTCATCCGCAAACGCGCGGTGGTCTACGTGGGGCTGGATGCGCTGTCCGACGCCGAAGTCGCGGCGGCGGTGGGCAACTCGATGTTCAGCGATCTGGTCTCGGTCGCCGGCCACATCTACAAGTTCGGCGTCGACGACGGGCTGCCCGGCGCCGCGGCGGGCGCCAAGATTCCGATCAACGTCCACGCCGACGAATTCAACGAACTCATGGGCGACGAGTTCATTCCGATGGTCAACAAGGGCGGCGGTGCCGGCGTGCAGGTGACGGCCTACACGCAGACCTTGAGCGACATCGAGGCCCGCATCGGCAATCGTGCCAAGGCCGGCCAGGTGGTCGGCAACTTCAACAACCTGTTCATGCTGCGCGTGCGCGAGACCGCCACCGCCGAGCTGCTGACGCGACAACTGCCCAAGGTCGAGGTGTACGCCACGGCGCTGATGAGCGGCGCCACCGACAGCTCCGATCCGCACGGCAATACCGCGTTCACGTCCAACACCCAGGACCGCATCAGCAGCAACAGCGTGCCGTTGATCGAGCCGGCGCATGTGGTGGCGCTGCCCAAGGGGCAGTGCTTCGCGCTGACCGAGGGCGGCAACCTCTGGAAAGTCCGCATGCCGCTGCCTGCGCCCGACCCCGACGAAGCCATGCCGAAGGATCTGCAGGAGCTGGCCGGCTACATGCGGCAGCACTACGTCGAGGCAGGAGACTGGTGGGAGAACCAAGGCATCCCCGGCCTGCAGGACAAGGCGCTGCCCGACGACCTGCTGGACGACTTCAAGCAGATGGCCGCGGCTGAAGAGGCCGAAGCATGAGCGATCCGGCCGTCGCGGCACAGCGCCAGCAGCAACGACAGCAAGGCCTGATCGCCAGCCTGGTCACGCTGCCGTTCCGCTTCTTCGGCGTGCTGTGCGGCGCGCTGCTGCTGTGCATCCTGATCGAATGCGTCGGCATGCACTTCTTCTGGCCCGAGCAGGGCTGGCGCCACGCGCAGGGCATGCTGCACTACGAGCTGGATCAGCTTTCCACGCATTTCACCCGCAGCGCGCTGGTGCAGGAGCCGGGGCGCACCGCGCACCGGCTGGTCGAGCAGGGCTACGACTGGCTGTTCGTGAAAAGCGGTCTGCTGGACTGGATACGCGACGCCTCGGCGCAGGCCAGCGCCGGCAGCCATCGTCCGACCAAGGATTTCCGCTACTACATCGGCTTGGTCTATGTGAACGTGGAGAGCTACCTGATCGCGGCGGCCTATACGACGCTGGTCTTCCTCGTGCGGCTGCTGGTGCTGTGCCTGACCCTGCCGCTGTTCCTGATGGCCGCCTTCGTCGGGCTGGTCGACGGCCTGGTGCGCCGGGACATCCGCCGCTTCGGCGCGGGACGCGAGTCGGGGTTCATCTATCACCGCGCCAGGGCCAGCCTGATCCCGCTGGCCGTGCTGCCGTGGGTGACTTACCTGGCACTGCCGGTCAGCGTGAACCCGCTGCTGATCCTGCTGCCCAGTGCCGCATTGCTCGGCGTGGCGGTGTGCATTGCGGCGGCGACGTTCAAGAAGTATCTGTAGCTGCCCTGCGCCAGGTCAGGTGAACGAAGCCATAGCAAATACGTTTCAAGCAATCTTCTTTTGCCTGTCTCGCAGAGACGCGGCCCAGTCCTTCAAAGCCTGAATGTCCTGAAAGAGATCAGTAGGTGGTGGCGGCGCGGCATTCCTACCGCTGGATGGATCGTGTGCGTCAACAATGTCGCAGCACTTCTTGAATCCGGCGGCGAAAGCATCGCAGTCAGCCTCGGTGAGCGCACTGACCTTCTTCAGGTCCTTGGCGTTGATGTAGTCCCTGTGGCGTTGAATAACGCGGACGAAAGCGATGTCCTCCAGGCCGCGCTCCCATGTGGCGCGCAGCGCGTTGTAGAGCTTTGCCACCTCAACGGCGTACTCGTCTTCCTGGTTGTTGTCATGCAGCAGCTTTGCCGCACGTGCCGCCTTCTCCAGCTTGTCGATGCGATCTTCGACGCTCTGGGCCTTCCAGGGCAGGCCGTCGGCCACCATACCGGCTCCCGCGGCGCCACGACTGAGCGTCGTGAGTCGCACTGCCCGCCCGGTCTTCGTCGCGTGGTCATTCAGATCGTTCACGAACACCAAATCATGCGTGAAGACGATGACCTGACGGTTTTCCGCTTCTTCCACGAGACGCTTGGCCACCTGCCCACGCCAGCGATGGTCCAACGAGGACACCGGGTCATCGAAGACCAGAGCAGAGCGGTGCATCGCGGTGGCAAGCTCGGTCATGAAGGCGGCCAGCGCCACGCAGGTCTTTTCCCCTTCGCTCAGGATTTCGTGGACCTTGGCATCCGGCTTGGCGAAGAGGCGCACCTGATACTGCGGTGAGCCGTACTTGCCGCCGGAGCGCACGATTTCGACGCGAACCTTCGACGCCGCAAGCCTGACAATCTCTTCCTGAAATCTGTCGCGCAGCCGAGGCGTAATCACGGTGTCGGCAATGTCATTGCCCATCTTGGTGATTGTGTTCGTCGCCGTGTCGCCCGCACACTCGGTCAGAAACCGGATGGTCTTCAGCCGCTGGATTTCGTCAGTGACGACCGGCAGCATGCCGGCGAGCAGCGCCCGGTCGCTCAGCTCGGCGAAATCGGCTTCGAGCTTCTTACGTTCATCCGCGTCAGCGGACTTGCGCAGCTCGGCGGCGTAGTTGCGGATCGTGGTCTGAAGCAGGCTGAGATCAGGCAGCGGCGACGGTGGAACGGACGGAAGCTGTACCTCGCCGTTTCCGCCCAGGGCTTTGAGCAGCACGTGGCGCCGCAGCCGGGCTGCGGCGATGAAGCGGCGCGTCTGCTGCTGCAGCACTTCATTCTGGAGGCCCAGCTCGTCAAGACTGGCCTTCACCGCCCGCGTGCCGATTGCCCCGCCAGCTATGGTCTGACGTGCGGCCTGAGCTGCCTTCTCTGCCTCGCGTGCCAGCTGTTCCGTGTCCTTCTGGATGAAATCCTCGAAGCGTGCCATCCGTGCACGTGCCTCAGCTTCCAATGGCTGCTGGCAAAGCATGCAATGCGCGTCTTCTGCCGACGGCGGAAACGGCTGTCCAGGGTATGCGATCTCCGTCGAGTAGCGTCGGGCGGATTCCCAAAGTGCCCGCCACGTCTCGCCGCCGACGCCGGCAAGGGGTTCGCCCGTGAAGGCCTTCTCCGCGGCAAGACGTGCAGCGTCCCGTTTCGACCGTGCGTCCCTGGCGAGGGCAGCGGCCGCCAGCAGTTCCTCATCGGTGGTTCTGGCTGCAACGCTGTTTACCGCGGTAATCAGCCGCATGACGTTGTCGGCTTTGACGGTCTGTTCCGCCGCTGCCTTGGCCG harbors:
- a CDS encoding AAA family ATPase, whose amino-acid sequence is MQKPAAQQKTVLETILDWSKDRPLWQRDALRRIIANGRLTDADIGELVDLCKQGKGAPVGALKAVPLEKAHLPANPGQTAAVSLLSIADVTGVNNLAAGQTLGFEPNGITIIYGDNGAGKSGYARILKRACRARHAGKIEPNVYADQPPKRVGANIAYGVGGVPQPVEQWQNGANPHATLSAVSVFDSDCASVHIREKNEVAFRPFGLDVPDELAAACQAVKDALAAEQKQLEKARNPIFAAPTWKATTAVGKALAALNANTDAKKIEALAALSADESARLERLREDLSKNPAKAAAEQTVKADNVMRLITAVNSVAARTTDEELLAAAALARDARSKRDAARLAAEKAFTGEPLAGVGGETWRALWESARRYSTEIAYPGQPFPPSAEDAHCMLCQQPLEAEARARMARFEDFIQKDTEQLAREAEKAAQAARQTIAGGAIGTRAVKASLDELGLQNEVLQQQTRRFIAAARLRRHVLLKALGGNGEVQLPSVPPSPLPDLSLLQTTIRNYAAELRKSADADERKKLEADFAELSDRALLAGMLPVVTDEIQRLKTIRFLTECAGDTATNTITKMGNDIADTVITPRLRDRFQEEIVRLAASKVRVEIVRSGGKYGSPQYQVRLFAKPDAKVHEILSEGEKTCVALAAFMTELATAMHRSALVFDDPVSSLDHRWRGQVAKRLVEEAENRQVIVFTHDLVFVNDLNDHATKTGRAVRLTTLSRGAAGAGMVADGLPWKAQSVEDRIDKLEKAARAAKLLHDNNQEDEYAVEVAKLYNALRATWERGLEDIAFVRVIQRHRDYINAKDLKKVSALTEADCDAFAAGFKKCCDIVDAHDPSSGRNAAPPPPTDLFQDIQALKDWAASLRDRQKKIA
- a CDS encoding integrating conjugative element protein; translated protein: MNHTVLIAAIGLLSTTTIFAQTVSGPLIVVEDRGGDSALPYYQSLNPQPDQATPPAPMPTPRAGNTADAEAAMLPVRSTQLSPGEVQRRVIRAPGLTALFLIGDDERSRAWLRQRQAALRELQAVGLVVNVESMAALTALRRLAPGLILSPASGDDLAQRLGLRHYPVLITATGVEQ
- a CDS encoding TIGR03747 family integrating conjugative element membrane protein, producing the protein MSDPAVAAQRQQQRQQGLIASLVTLPFRFFGVLCGALLLCILIECVGMHFFWPEQGWRHAQGMLHYELDQLSTHFTRSALVQEPGRTAHRLVEQGYDWLFVKSGLLDWIRDASAQASAGSHRPTKDFRYYIGLVYVNVESYLIAAAYTTLVFLVRLLVLCLTLPLFLMAAFVGLVDGLVRRDIRRFGAGRESGFIYHRARASLIPLAVLPWVTYLALPVSVNPLLILLPSAALLGVAVCIAAATFKKYL
- the traD gene encoding type IV conjugative transfer system coupling protein TraD, coding for MAQPHAVEVLLRPAVELYTVAVCTGAAILCLVAPWSLALNPLLGLGSALAFLTFGAIRLRDAWAILRYRRNIRRLPRYVMTSRDVPVSQQRLFVGQGFRWEQRHTHRLMQTYRPEFRRYVEPTAIYRAARRLEERLEFAPFPVSTLARALAWDSPLNPARPLPSVGGLPRLHGIEPAEVDVTLPLGERVGHTLVLGTTRVGKTRLAELFITQDIRRKVRGEHEVVIVFDPKGDADLLKRMYVEAKRAGREGEFYVFHLGWPDISARYNAVGRFGRISEVATRIAGQLSGEGNSAAFREFAWRFVNIIARALVELGQRPDYLLIQRHVINIDALFIEYAQHYFAKNEPKAWEVIVQLEAKLNEKNIPRNMIGREKRVVALEQYLSQVRIYDPVLDGLRSAVRYDRTYFDKIVASLLPLLEKLTTGKIAQLLAPNYSDLSDPRPIFDWMQVIRKRAVVYVGLDALSDAEVAAAVGNSMFSDLVSVAGHIYKFGVDDGLPGAAAGAKIPINVHADEFNELMGDEFIPMVNKGGGAGVQVTAYTQTLSDIEARIGNRAKAGQVVGNFNNLFMLRVRETATAELLTRQLPKVEVYATALMSGATDSSDPHGNTAFTSNTQDRISSNSVPLIEPAHVVALPKGQCFALTEGGNLWKVRMPLPAPDPDEAMPKDLQELAGYMRQHYVEAGDWWENQGIPGLQDKALPDDLLDDFKQMAAAEEAEA